DNA from Culicoidibacter larvae:
TATGAACCTAATAATGTTCCAGAAGTATTCAAATTTTGGAAGGCATAATTTTGTGTAGCTACCTTAATAGATAAATTTTCATCACGTTCTGCTAATATATTAACTGTAAGTCCAGTCAAACTCGGAGTAGTTTTAGTGACAACACTACCATCCAAAAGTGTAACTGCAACTGATCTTGATTTTGCTAAAATATAAGTACCAACCGCAGCATCATTCGGTATTGTATAGTTAATTGCAATATCTTTACTTGGTGTTGAACTTGGTCGCGGGTTATTATTGAATTGGATAGTAACAACATCGACAGTTGTCGAGCTGATTGTATCAACTGAATAATTAATGTCATATTTAGTGCTGGAAACACTTTGAAACCCCAAAGCTTTGGGAACCTCAATAACATACTCAATTTTTTCATAAACAACTGTTTTATCATAGATACTTCCAATATATGCATCAAAATAATAAATTCCTGCCCCTGATTCACCAGCTAACTTTTGTTGAGGTATAGTTCCTAACGCAGAGTTAGTTACAAACGCAATATTTGCAGTGCTTCCTGCAGATAAAGTAATTGAATTAATCTTAGAATTATCCTTATCTTTTAAAATCCCATTATCTAAATAGGTAGTATTAATTTCAATTGGGTCATTTTTAGTCACAGCATTATTAATAAATCCCAAAGCATAACTTTGATTAATACCTAACTGCAACTCAATTGTCGCACTCTCAGTTCCAGGAGAAAATTCATATTCTAAAACCCCGGTTTTAGGATATACACCGTTCACCAGCGGATCAGGAGTAAATGTAGCATTCATTACAATACCTTGTAACTCTGCCGGTAATTTCGAGCTATCAAATTTCCATAATTTTACATTATCCGCTACCATACCATGAGCACCTTGCAACGCTAAAACATTGTTAATTTTAATTTGCAACTTACGCTCAGTTATTGTTGCATCAGTTGGGAATGTTGATTTAACAATCAACGTTTTAGGTGCAACCGCTGTTGCTGAACCACTGATAGTAATATCATTGGTTACACTTAAATCAACACCATCAAAAACAGCAAATCCCGCTGTTGAAAATGGCGTCACAACTAAGCCACTGCCTAACACACCAGCAGCTTCTGAATTATCTTCCGCTTCTGAAGCAGACTGTTGCTCCTCCTCAGTTTGAGGCTCGGCATTTCCCATACTTGCCTCAACATTCTCTTCACTATTAGTCACATCATTTTCACCGGTTAATGCAAACACCGACAAATTAGTTTGTGAACCAATAACTGCAATAGTTATAAAAGCGATAAACGCTACCTTAATATATTTTTTCATGAACTTTCGTTCCCCCTTCAAATACTCTTTCTGCAACCGACAGGCTGTCAATAATATTGTAGCAATTGTCCAGATTCCTACAATGAATATTCAACTAAAATTTATGAACTTCTTGAATTTGTGATTTAGTGCACATCGTCTTTTTGAAAAACTAAGCAGTGCGCTTCGGGCCAGCCGAAGCACACTGCAAACTTCCCCATCAATCGAGTGAATCACCTTGACGTGACTTCAACAAAAAAGCCACCTGCTTGGCAATTTTCGTCGTAGCCACATAATGAACTAACAATAAAATCAAGGGCACGACCAGCAGTATTCCTAAAAACGCTTTAATAGTTATCCCGAACCAAACATTGAAAGCACTAAAATCAAGCGGATTAGCATCAAAAGTATCAGTGTACCAATAACCCGCCTGCTTATTTTTATTATAGTCATCATCAAGCACAGCATTACTAGTAACATGCACTGCGGCCCGGGTTTGCACCCCGCCCTCAGCACTAACCACCAGCACATACGTGCCAATTACCGGTTTTATCGCTCCAGCATCAAGGTCAACTAACGCCACTGCGGCCAAATCATCAATCCGCCACGCCTTCGCTTCGCTCCAGGCAATCCAATCCTCAGCGGTTGCACTTACAACCTGCTCGCCGGTAACGCTAATATCCTTAGCATCAATAGCGAGTACGCCATCGACAACAGTATTCTTCCCACGAATCGTCATCGCAATCGTCTTCTCAGTCACCTTGTCACCATCAAGATATTGAAGGGTAACCCGGTAAGTGCCGGCACCCTTACCCTCGGCATCAAGCCGCTTTAGTTCCTCGGCCATTGCCTCGGCCTCTGACTTCGGCATCATCGCCGAAACCGAAACCGGCCGCACCACAGTTAAACAGAAAACTAGTGCGCAACATATCATTGCTAACCATTTACGCATGCGTATCACCGGCCTTCAACGGCAGCTTCACTTCAAGTAAAACACCTTGTTCAAACGGCATAAATGAACAACTGCCATTATTCGCTTCAACAATCCGCTTTACCGTCACCAAACCAATCCCGGTCGCATGCTTATCGGCAGCGCCAACATGGTAGAATAAATCAAAAATACGGTTGAAATCAATCTTTGAGGTATCAGCAATATCATTATATGCTCGTAAAACAAATTGCTCATGCTCCTCATATACTTCAATCTCAAAATTGCCACCATCATCGGTATATTTAGCCGCATTGGATAAAACATTATGAATAATCTGCTTGAACTGCAAAGGATCCATAAAAACATCCAGCCGTTTTGGTGCATCCAAATAATATGCCACCTTATGATCTTTAAAAAGTGGTCTAAAACTATTCAACAATTCTTTAATAACCGGCACCACATTAAACTGTTCGGCTTCCCGCATCGTGCCATCCGGCTCATTTTTTAGGATGGTCAAAACATCAACAATCTCAGCCATAAGCTGAGCATTGTTGTGCGCCAGTTCCTCAGTTATCTCTGAAAGCTTTGGATTCGCACCTGCTTCTTTCCCTATCTGCTCAATTTGCAACTGCTCAATACTCAGTGGCGCCTTAATATCATGAATCAGCGATTGTACTAACTGCAACTGATTCTGATAGCCTTCCTGACGAATCTGCAATTCTTGCTCAAGGCTCGTATATTGAACACTATATGAATCAAATTTTCCTTTCAGGTCATCAGTAAAATAACTCAGTTCTTCCGAAAGCAAGTCATACTCACTGCTTTCCTCAGTTCCATGCACCTCATTTAAGCGGTACTCTTTTAACTTAAAGATATTATCCCGCAATCTCGTAAACGGTAAAATCAAATTCCTGAAAAGTACCACTATCAAGATGATAATGATGATACATAATATAATAACACCAACGATAACTACCGTTAAAATAACTTCAAAAACCTGTTGCGGATTTTGCTGGTAAATAGCAAGCCACACCTGGTACTCAGTGCCATCTTTTTCAAAAATAAATGCGCTTTGATAACTCAAAGCACTGCTGCTGATCGATTGATTCAAAACCGAAAAATCAGTAACCGGCATCGATGAGTATATTGTCTCACCAGGCGCCAAAACGACTAATTCCATTTCATTGGCGGCAACAATATTTGCCAGTTGTTCATCAAGCTGGCCAGATGCACTGCCAAGTGCTGTTTCAACTTCTGTGACAATAGCTTCGCTGTTATTCTTGTTCATAGTTGTATATATCTGCGGGATATTATAAATCATCACCATTAATGCTGCTATGATAATTAAATATAAAGCAATGGTGGCAAAAAAGAGTATGCGCCATTTTCTACGTTTTGTCATACTACTCAACCCACTCGTAACCAACACTGCGAACTGAACTGATGCACGACAAGTTCATTTTCTGACGTAACTTTTTTACATACGCATCAACAATTCGCAAATCACCATAGGCTTCACCGCTGCGCCATACTTTTTTCAAAATTTCTTCTCGGGTATGGGTTACGTTTTTATACTGCAAAAAGAAAATCAACAATGTATATTCTCTGGCGGTCAAATCAACTTCCTCTCCATCTTTAGTAACCCGGCGATTCTTAAGATGCACTTCAATATCCTCATAACGACTCGAAAGCACTAATTGCCGCTGCCCGGTTTTCTCACGCAACACATGTTCAATCCGTTTCAAAATAACCGCAATCGGTGCCGACTTCTTCAAAAATTCGCTTGCATATAAATCCAAGCTCTTGATTTCATCTTGTTCATCATCTGACCCGGTCAAAATGATGACCTTAATATCGTCATCATATTTCCGCAACAACGCCAAAAATTGATGACCATCAATAGAACTCATCTTTAAATCACTGATAACCAAATCATAAACCCGTTCACGAAAAAAGCGCAATCCGTCAGCAGCATCACTGGCACAGTCTACTGCATAACCTTCATGCACTAACAAATCTCGAATTACCCCCTGATACTTCGGATCATCGTCCACAAATAAAATATTACTCATATTTCAGCCCCCCTGATAACATAATATTCATATAAAATTATATCTATAAAGTAAGTGCAAAGTCAATTTTGATAAACTTTCGCAATATTACTCGCTCCGCTATATACCTAAGATTATCACCAGTTTTAATGAAAAACAATTAATTTCCAGCTATAATTGTGAACAATGTGAACGCCTTCTGGTGAAAACTCATAAAAAACCTCGGCAAGCGCTGCGCTTGCCGAGGTTTATAATTTTTATCCTAACCGATTGAACCTTCCATTTCCATTTTCAGCAACTGATTTAACTCAACCGCATATTCCATCGGTAATTCACGAGCAAATGGTTCAATGAAACCAAGAACAATCATCTCAGTAGCTTGTTCTTCAGTTAAACCACGACTCATTAAGTAGAAGAGTTGTTCCTCAGAAACTTTTGAAACTTTCGCTTCATGCTCTAAAGTAGACTCACCATTTTTAATATAGTTGTATGGAATCGTATCTGACTTCGATAAATCATCCATAATAATCGTATCACACTCAATATTCGAATGCGCACCAATAGCATTTGGTCCATGTTCTACGACACCGCGGTAAGTAACATTTCCACCATTACGTGATATTGATTTAGAAACAATTGATGATGAAGTGTTTGGTGCTAAATGAATCATTTTAGCGCCGGCATCTTGATGCTGACCTTTACCCGCTACCGCAATTGAGATGGTTGTACCAATTGAATGTTCACCTTTTAAAATAATTGCCGGATATTTCATCGTAACAGCTGAACCAATGTTCCCGTCAATCCATTCCATCGAAGCACCGGCTTCACAAATGGCACGTTTAGTAACTAAGTTATAAACATTATCTGACCAGTTTTGAATTGTTGTATAGCGGCATCGGCCACCTTTTTCAACATAGATTTCAACTACCGCACTGTGCAATGCGCTGCTGTCATATGTTGGTGCTGTACAGCCCTCAACATAATGCACATCTGCGCCCTCATCAACAATAATCAGGGTGCGTTCAAACTGCCCCATATTTTCAGCATTAATCCGGAAATATGATTGTAGTGGTTGCGGTACTTTTACACCTTTAGGTACATAAATAAATGAACCACCTGACCAGACTGCACTATTCAATGCAGCAAATTTATTATCAGTATATGGGACTACTTTAGCCCAATATTTTTTGAATAATTCCGGATACTCTTTTAAAGCTGAATCGGTATCTAAGAAGATAACCCCCAACTCTTCAAGTTCCTTATTAATATTGTGATAAACCATTTCTGATTCATATTGTGTTGCTACCCCAGACAAATATTTTTGCTCTGCTTCGGGCAATCCTAAACGATCAAAAGTATCCTTAATCTTATCAGGAACATCATCCCAACTGGTTTCAACCCGGTCACTCGGTTTGATGTAATAATAGATATCATCAAAATCAAGACCGCTTAAATCAGCGCCAAAATCCGGATCTTTATGCGTTACAAACTCATGATATGATTTTACGCGGAATTCAGTCATCCATGCAGGTTCACCTTTAATGGCTGAAATCTGACGAACAACATCCTCGCTTAATCCCTTTTCTAACTTAAGTACACCTACATCACCATCATTAAAACCATATTGATACTCTTCTTGTGGCATGCTTTCTTTTGTTGTGTCACTCATGTTTTCACCTCTATCTCATATAACGGACTTTCGCAAACCCGATATTTGTTTTCAAATTTATTTATCTTCATGGATGGCGTCGCTGACGGCCGTCCATGCAAGTGTTGCACATTTTATTCTTGGTGGCAATTTTGCCACACCGTGAAGGCTAATCGCTTCTTCAATTAAATCTTCATCAAATGGTTGATCAGAAACCATATATTTGAATGCAGTAATAACCTCGTCAGCTTCTTGAATCGTCTTCGCTTTTAACAACTCACTCATCATTGAGGCCGATGCACAACATATTGAACAACCTGACCCTTGATGGCGGACATCAACGAGCTTCTCACCCTCAAGCTTCACTTGCACCTGAATATCATCGCCGCAAGACGGATTTTTCAAGTGAATCGTATGATAGGCGTCATCATCAACCAACCCCTTATTCCGAGGATTTTGATAATGATCCATAATTATTTGCCGATACCATTGTTCGATATTATTTTGTGTCATTTTAAATTTCTCCCTTATGAACTGTTTTGCAGCCGGGCTGCCAAGCAGTTCAATACAAGTCTCTTGCTTTTTACTATTGCCAGAAATTGATTGAAAGCGATTGAAAGCGGAGGAAATTGAGGAAAATTAGGAAGGAGCGTATTCGACATACGTGACTGAGTAATTTTTCTCAACTTTCTTTGATTGCAAACGCTTTTCAAGATTTCTAGAACAGCGCGTCTAGAAAACTATCCGCCTGCTTAGCCGCAACAATCCATTGGTCAACATCTGCTTTATTGTTATACAGATAAAGACTCATACGCAATGTTGCCGGCTGATGCAACCAAGTTAACAATGGCTGCGCACAGTGATGACCGCTGCGCATTGAAATCCCTTCACGATCATAAACCGTCGCTGCATCATGGGGATGAATTCCGATATGATTATATGTAATTATCCCGCTACTATGATTATGCTCATTATAAATTTCAATGTTGGCAACTTGTTTAAGTTGCTCAACCGCATACTCACGCAAAGCTGAAACATGATCATGAATAGCTTGAATACCAATTGCCTCAATATATGAAATTGCTGCTCCCATACCAATGACCTCAGCAATCATCATTGTTCCGGCTTCAAATTTATGCGGTGCATCTTTAAAGCTAGTATCATATATATCAACAATATGATTCATTTCACCGCCAAACTCAGTCGGCGGCATCTTTGCCAGCAGCTCTGCCTTACCATAAAGCACACCAACACCGGTCGGACCAACCATCTTATGCGCACTAAACGCATAAAAATCGCAATCCATATCGGTAACATCAACAGCTTCATGAACAATACCTTGCGCTCCATCAACAACGAAATATGCACCAACCTCGTGTGTCAGTTCTGCTAAACGCTTCACATCATTATGCGACCCCAACACATTTGAAATATGATGCAGTCCCACAATCTTTGTCTTTGCTGACAACACACTTTGCAATCCCTCCGGCGTTACTCCGCCAAAATCATTCAAAGGCGCTAAGATAAGCTTAGCCCCTTTGCGCTTAGCAAGTTGCTGCCAAGGAATATAATTGGCATGATGTTCAGAAAGACAAACAACAATCTCATCGCCGGCTTCAATGATTAACTCACCGAAAGACGATGCAATCATATTAATACTTGTAGTCGTTCCGCGAGTAAACACGATTGTATTCGGATCTTTTGCTCCGATAAACTCTGCCACTTGCGTACGAACTGCTTCGTATGCAAGTGTAGCTTCATAACCAACCGAATCAACACCACGATTAATCGTACCACCATAAGTGTAATAGTAAGTATCCATCGCTTCAACAACCTGGCGCGGTTTCAATGTTGTTGCTGCACTATTCAAATAAATGAACGGCTTATTATTCACTTGTCGTTCCAACATTGGAAAATCTTTACGCAGGTCATCAAATTTACCCATACTACTCACCTATATTCTAGATTGTTGCAAAGCCGCTCGCAATCTTTGAAAGTCGTGAAAAATTGCTCAGTCACGTATGTTTAGATACGCTCCCTCCCAATTTTTCACAACTTTCTTTGATTTCAATCGCTTTCAATCAATCTACATTTTCTACTTAACTTTAGACTCGATAATTGCTTTAATCCGCTCACGCGTTTGCTCATCTTTCACCGCTTCAATAACCGGCATTAAGAATCCGGCCGTTACTAAGTGGAAAGCATCCAGCTTACTTAATCCGCGTGATTGCAAATAATACAACGTTTCATCGCTCACGCGACCAACACTACCGGCATGCCCGGCAATAACATCGTATTCATCAATTAACAACACTGGGTGGACATCACCGCGTGCGGTTTTGTCCATAACCATAATTCGGCTTTCTTGCTGAGCATCACTTTGATGCGCACCTTTTTCAATAAAGCCAATCCCTTCAAACAATCCGGTTGCATGTCCGGTAATAACCCCATGGTTAGTAATGAATGAAGTTGTATTCGGGGCAAAATGATTTACCCGTACTTTGTGTAATTGTTTTTGATGATCATGTCCATACATCATCACTTTAGTATATGCTTCCGCACCAGGTGCCACAAGGTGTACATAAGTCTCACTTACGCAATCTTCACCGAATAACCCCGCCGCGAAATCTAGTTTTGCATCGCCATCGACGATTGCAAAACGGTTCATCGTCAATTTAATTCCACTGGTATCAAAGGCACTATACGTAACGTTGGCATTGCGCCCCACCAAAATTTCAATATTAATGGTTGCTGCTTCAATAACATCGCCGCAATCACACATAATATGATGCTCCATAATAGTAACATCAACATTATCAGCAATTTCAATGACATATTGGCTTGGACCATCATTATCATAACTAAAAACTATATTTAATGGTTCACTTTGTGACTGCGTAATTGCAATCACCGCACCATTTTCATTTTTTTGGTAATACTTCAAGGTATCTTGTGTTTGATTAACTGCTTTTTCATAGTTAGCAAAAGTTGCCAATGGCAAAACTCCAGCATTGCTGGTATTTACTTCTACAAAATCACCATCAAGAGCAAGTACCGATTGTGCATCACCAACAATATTTTGAATATGTTCTGGTAACATCTTTGGTCTCACTCCTTTGTTATTTTTTGGCTTGTTCATTCACTGCACAAGAACCCATCATTACTGGTTTTACTTCTTCTTGCGTATCATCTTCAAAAACTTCGAATTCAATACCAAGTTCTTCACGCAACCAATCATAACCATCTTTTTCCAAACGCTCTGCTAAAGCCATATCACCGGTTTTAACGATACGTCCATTCATGAATACATGAACAAAGTCAGGTTTTACATAATCCAATAAACGTTGGTAGTGAGTAATAACAATTGCTCCCATTTCAGTTCCGCGTTCACGAATCATATCCGTAACATTAGTCCCAACAATACGCAATGCATCAATATCTAATCCAGAGTCAATTTCATCGAGAATGGCAATCTTTGGTTCTAACATTAACATTTGTAAAATCTCATTACGTTTCTTTTCACCGCCTGAGAATCCTTCATTTAAATAACGGTGAGGCAAATCTTTACGCATCTCTAAACGTTGGGCTGAATCTTCCAATTTTTTAGCAAACTTGAAAAGACTGATTTCATTTCCTTCACCAAGCTTAGTATTAATTGCTGTACGTAAAAAATCTGAGTTAGTTACCCCGGGAATCTCACTTGGGTACTGCATACCTAAGAACAATCCGGCACGAGCACGCTCATCAACTTCCATATCAAGCACGTTTTCACCGTCTAAAACAACACTTCCGCCATCCACTTCATAACGCGGACTACCCATCAATACCGAAGCCAACGTTGACTTACCGGTACCGTTAGGTCCCATGATAACGTGAATTTCTCCACCTTTTACTTCAAGGTCAACACCTTTTAGAATTTGCTTCTCTTCAACCGAAGCTTTTAAATCTTTTATCGTTAATACTGGCTGAGCCATTACGTATTCCTCCTAATTAATTAGTCTATATTATCACAACATTAAGTTGCGCTTCCCTTACATTTTACTATATCCGAGTCCAAAACTGAAATAATACGACCTTCATATTACTTGTTCATTCTTAAGAACTAGGAATATTTCGCGTAATCGCCTGGAAAAAACGATATGCACGATAGGTTACCCACACTTGAATCAAACTATACAATATTGGCACAATCGTAAAGAAATCAATTGTAGCACCCGGCTGACTAAATACTGACACAGTGACCACTGCCACATTCAGCAATAACATAAATATCATCCCGAATAATAATGTCAGATTATAATACTGCTTCTTCAACTGACGGCTAAAAATAGCCACACATACTAAGTTGGAAAGCAACACTGCAATCGAAAAAACATAACAAAGTACATAAATACGTACATTACCATCCAAAAGCGTCATCGAATTAATCACATTAAAAATCAACGTCAAGTCCATCAGCTGGAATATAATCGGCAACACTGCCCAAACCCACAATTGATTTATTTGCGAACGAATCGCTCTTTGAATCATCTGCGCCTGAAAAATTTTCTGCATCTCTGCTTGCTCTTCCGGCGTCATATTCTGGTTAAAAAAGTTGGGGCCCCCGGGAGTGCCCGGTGCCCCCACACCGTCTCCGGGAACCGGATTCGGATTTTCATCATCTGAAGCTTGCTCCGGATTTACCGGTTGCTGATTATCATGCTGATTTGTATCTTGCTCTTCTTCATTATTCTGTTGCGTATTATCAAAATCATTCATAGCAACACCACCTTATTCATCATCCATTGAAAGTACCGTCATAAATGCTTCCTGCGGGACCTCAACGCTACCGAATGACTTCATTCGTTTCTTACCTTCTTTTTGCTTTTCAAGCAATTTCCGTTTCCGACTAATATCGCCACCATAACATTTTGCTAATACGTTTTTCCGTAAAGCCTTAATTGTTGAACGGGCAATAATCTTACCACCTAAAGCTGCCTGAATCGGAATTTCAAACTGGTGACGCGGAATAACATCTTTTAATTTCTCGGTAATCACTTTACCGCGATCAAAAGCGAAATCCTTGTGAACAATAATTGCCAAGGCATCAAGACGATCACCATTCAACATAATATCCATTTTCACTAGTTTTGAAGCTTTATAACCAATAAGCTCATAATCAAATGACGCATATCCTTTGGTTCCTGATTTTAAACGATCGAAGAAATCATAAACGATTTCCCCTAATGGTAATTCATAGGTAATTCGTACCCGAGTATTGTCAATATAATCCATGTTGATATAGTCACCACGTTTTTTCTGACAAAGCTCCATGATTGGACCAATATAATCTGCCGGCGACA
Protein-coding regions in this window:
- a CDS encoding response regulator transcription factor is translated as MSNILFVDDDPKYQGVIRDLLVHEGYAVDCASDAADGLRFFRERVYDLVISDLKMSSIDGHQFLALLRKYDDDIKVIILTGSDDEQDEIKSLDLYASEFLKKSAPIAVILKRIEHVLREKTGQRQLVLSSRYEDIEVHLKNRRVTKDGEEVDLTAREYTLLIFFLQYKNVTHTREEILKKVWRSGEAYGDLRIVDAYVKKLRQKMNLSCISSVRSVGYEWVE
- a CDS encoding sensor histidine kinase, which translates into the protein MTKRRKWRILFFATIALYLIIIAALMVMIYNIPQIYTTMNKNNSEAIVTEVETALGSASGQLDEQLANIVAANEMELVVLAPGETIYSSMPVTDFSVLNQSISSSALSYQSAFIFEKDGTEYQVWLAIYQQNPQQVFEVILTVVIVGVIILCIIIIILIVVLFRNLILPFTRLRDNIFKLKEYRLNEVHGTEESSEYDLLSEELSYFTDDLKGKFDSYSVQYTSLEQELQIRQEGYQNQLQLVQSLIHDIKAPLSIEQLQIEQIGKEAGANPKLSEITEELAHNNAQLMAEIVDVLTILKNEPDGTMREAEQFNVVPVIKELLNSFRPLFKDHKVAYYLDAPKRLDVFMDPLQFKQIIHNVLSNAAKYTDDGGNFEIEVYEEHEQFVLRAYNDIADTSKIDFNRIFDLFYHVGAADKHATGIGLVTVKRIVEANNGSCSFMPFEQGVLLEVKLPLKAGDTHA
- a CDS encoding SufD family Fe-S cluster assembly protein, which encodes MLPEHIQNIVGDAQSVLALDGDFVEVNTSNAGVLPLATFANYEKAVNQTQDTLKYYQKNENGAVIAITQSQSEPLNIVFSYDNDGPSQYVIEIADNVDVTIMEHHIMCDCGDVIEAATINIEILVGRNANVTYSAFDTSGIKLTMNRFAIVDGDAKLDFAAGLFGEDCVSETYVHLVAPGAEAYTKVMMYGHDHQKQLHKVRVNHFAPNTTSFITNHGVITGHATGLFEGIGFIEKGAHQSDAQQESRIMVMDKTARGDVHPVLLIDEYDVIAGHAGSVGRVSDETLYYLQSRGLSKLDAFHLVTAGFLMPVIEAVKDEQTRERIKAIIESKVK
- a CDS encoding SufS family cysteine desulfurase, yielding MGKFDDLRKDFPMLERQVNNKPFIYLNSAATTLKPRQVVEAMDTYYYTYGGTINRGVDSVGYEATLAYEAVRTQVAEFIGAKDPNTIVFTRGTTTSINMIASSFGELIIEAGDEIVVCLSEHHANYIPWQQLAKRKGAKLILAPLNDFGGVTPEGLQSVLSAKTKIVGLHHISNVLGSHNDVKRLAELTHEVGAYFVVDGAQGIVHEAVDVTDMDCDFYAFSAHKMVGPTGVGVLYGKAELLAKMPPTEFGGEMNHIVDIYDTSFKDAPHKFEAGTMMIAEVIGMGAAISYIEAIGIQAIHDHVSALREYAVEQLKQVANIEIYNEHNHSSGIITYNHIGIHPHDAATVYDREGISMRSGHHCAQPLLTWLHQPATLRMSLYLYNNKADVDQWIVAAKQADSFLDALF
- the sufC gene encoding Fe-S cluster assembly ATPase SufC, producing MAQPVLTIKDLKASVEEKQILKGVDLEVKGGEIHVIMGPNGTGKSTLASVLMGSPRYEVDGGSVVLDGENVLDMEVDERARAGLFLGMQYPSEIPGVTNSDFLRTAINTKLGEGNEISLFKFAKKLEDSAQRLEMRKDLPHRYLNEGFSGGEKKRNEILQMLMLEPKIAILDEIDSGLDIDALRIVGTNVTDMIRERGTEMGAIVITHYQRLLDYVKPDFVHVFMNGRIVKTGDMALAERLEKDGYDWLREELGIEFEVFEDDTQEEVKPVMMGSCAVNEQAKK
- the sufB gene encoding Fe-S cluster assembly protein SufB gives rise to the protein MSDTTKESMPQEEYQYGFNDGDVGVLKLEKGLSEDVVRQISAIKGEPAWMTEFRVKSYHEFVTHKDPDFGADLSGLDFDDIYYYIKPSDRVETSWDDVPDKIKDTFDRLGLPEAEQKYLSGVATQYESEMVYHNINKELEELGVIFLDTDSALKEYPELFKKYWAKVVPYTDNKFAALNSAVWSGGSFIYVPKGVKVPQPLQSYFRINAENMGQFERTLIIVDEGADVHYVEGCTAPTYDSSALHSAVVEIYVEKGGRCRYTTIQNWSDNVYNLVTKRAICEAGASMEWIDGNIGSAVTMKYPAIILKGEHSIGTTISIAVAGKGQHQDAGAKMIHLAPNTSSSIVSKSISRNGGNVTYRGVVEHGPNAIGAHSNIECDTIIMDDLSKSDTIPYNYIKNGESTLEHEAKVSKVSEEQLFYLMSRGLTEEQATEMIVLGFIEPFARELPMEYAVELNQLLKMEMEGSIG
- the sufU gene encoding Fe-S cluster assembly sulfur transfer protein SufU, translated to MTQNNIEQWYRQIIMDHYQNPRNKGLVDDDAYHTIHLKNPSCGDDIQVQVKLEGEKLVDVRHQGSGCSICCASASMMSELLKAKTIQEADEVITAFKYMVSDQPFDEDLIEEAISLHGVAKLPPRIKCATLAWTAVSDAIHEDK